From a single Nicotiana tomentosiformis chromosome 2, ASM39032v3, whole genome shotgun sequence genomic region:
- the LOC104118245 gene encoding uncharacterized protein: MIVQEAWNVDIGGNCMRRLQLKLKQVSTKLSQWSRKQIWNVLDQVKEWEHKTQDLEIEYIDNDVEDLRPQVHKAEAEHTKWLKCEEFILKQRANIKWIEEGDSNTKYFHTIINERRRRASIQRIQRYDGQWINREEYIAREVVEYFSCMFKDEGEPELQHLDCIDQKVTHENNIRLCSIPDEEEIRKAVFYLNSNSSPGPYGFEGSFYQSCWDIIKLELIEFIQQYFGGEELS; the protein is encoded by the coding sequence ATGATTGTGCAAGAGGCATGGAATGTAGACATTGGGGGAAACTGCATGAGAAGACTACAACTCAAGCTAAAACAAGTTAGTACCAAGCTTAGTCAGTGGTCCAGAAAGCAAATTTGGAATGTCCTTGATCAAGTCAAAGAATGGGAGCATAAAACGCAAGATCTTGAAATAGAATACATTGATAATGATGTTGAAGACCTCAGACCTCAAGTGCACAAAGCTGAAGCGGAACACACTAAGTGGTTAAAATGTGAGGAATTTATCCTCAAGCAGAGGGCAAATATCAAATGGATTGAGGAGGGAGATTCCAATACTAAATATTTTCACACAATCATCAACGAAAGAAGAAGAAGGGCGTCTATACAGAGAATCCAAAGATATGATGGGCAATGGATCAATAGGGAGGAATATATTGCTAGGGAGGTTGTGGAATATTTTTCATGTATGTTTAAAGATGAAGGAGAACCAGAGCTGCAACACTTGGATTGTATTGATCAGAAGGTTACTCATGAGAATAATATTAGGCTTTGTAGCATCCCTGATGAAGAAGAGATTAGGAAAGCAGTTTTTTATCTAAATTCGAATAGTTCTCCAGGACCATATGGATTTGAAGGGTCTTTCTACCAAAGTTGTTGGGATATCATCAAGCTAGAGTTGATAGAGTTTATCCAGCAATATTTTGGTGGAGAAGAACTTAGCTGA